From one Musa acuminata AAA Group cultivar baxijiao chromosome BXJ2-6, Cavendish_Baxijiao_AAA, whole genome shotgun sequence genomic stretch:
- the LOC135615230 gene encoding exocyst complex component SEC6-like isoform X2 gives MEMEYLGIEAKEAAVSEVAKILPLPDLLVSIASIKADYLSRQQDVGGMMSISLEAAAAHDSLRDDKELIHTFERLTALDGKRHFALAAAASHKE, from the exons ATGGAGATGGAATATCTGGGTATCGAGGCGAAGGAGGCCGCCGTCAGCGAGGTGGCCAAGATCCTCCCCCTCCCGGACCTCCTCGTTTCCATCGCCTCCATCAAAGCCGACTACCTCTCCCGTCAACAG GATGTTGGAGGGATGATGTCCATTTCTCTTGAAGCGGCTGCAGCTCATGATTCTCTAAGGGATGACAAGGAACTCATTCACACATTTGAG AGGTTAACAGCACTGGATGGTAAGCGGCATTTTGCATTGGCAGCTGCAGCATCTCACAAGGAATAG
- the LOC135615230 gene encoding exocyst complex component SEC6-like isoform X1 produces the protein MEMEYLGIEAKEAAVSEVAKILPLPDLLVSIASIKADYLSRQQANDAQLSTMVAKQDVGGMMSISLEAAAAHDSLRDDKELIHTFERLTALDGKRHFALAAAASHKE, from the exons ATGGAGATGGAATATCTGGGTATCGAGGCGAAGGAGGCCGCCGTCAGCGAGGTGGCCAAGATCCTCCCCCTCCCGGACCTCCTCGTTTCCATCGCCTCCATCAAAGCCGACTACCTCTCCCGTCAACAG GCAAATGATGCACAACTCAGCACAATGGTAGCGAAGCAG GATGTTGGAGGGATGATGTCCATTTCTCTTGAAGCGGCTGCAGCTCATGATTCTCTAAGGGATGACAAGGAACTCATTCACACATTTGAG AGGTTAACAGCACTGGATGGTAAGCGGCATTTTGCATTGGCAGCTGCAGCATCTCACAAGGAATAG
- the LOC135615230 gene encoding exocyst complex component SEC6-like isoform X3, which yields MEMEYLGIEAKEAAVSEVAKILPLPDLLVSIASIKADYLSRQQANDAQLSTMVAKQVEQAHKGIDALGLFQKTINQIREIFLSIEKCAYTH from the exons ATGGAGATGGAATATCTGGGTATCGAGGCGAAGGAGGCCGCCGTCAGCGAGGTGGCCAAGATCCTCCCCCTCCCGGACCTCCTCGTTTCCATCGCCTCCATCAAAGCCGACTACCTCTCCCGTCAACAG GCAAATGATGCACAACTCAGCACAATGGTAGCGAAGCAG GTTGAGCAGGCACATAAGGGCATTGATGCACTGGGTTTGTTTCAGAAAACAATAAACCAGATCCGTGAAATTTTTTTGTCCATTGAAAAATGTGCCTATACACATTAG
- the LOC103988793 gene encoding small ribosomal subunit protein uS17, producing the protein MAEQTEKAFLKQSKVFLCSKKTGKGKRPGKGGNRFWKSIGLGFKTPKEAIEGTYIDKKCPFTGNVSIRGRILAGTCHSAKMNRTIIVRRNYLHYVKKYQRYEKRHSNIAAHISPCFRVKEGDHVIIGQCRPLAKTVTFNVLKVIPAGSTSGGGKKAFAAV; encoded by the exons ATGGCGGAACAG ACGGAGAAGGCATTCCTTAAGCAGTCAAAAGTGTTTCTTTG CTCGAAGAAAACTGGAAAGGGGAAGAGGCCTGGCAAGGGTGGAAACAGATTTTGGAAAAGTATCGGGCTTGGGTTCAAGACCCCAAAAGAAGCTATTGAAG GGACTTATATTGATAAGAAATGTCCATTCACTGGAAATGTATCAATTAGGGGCCGGATTTTAGCTGGTACATGCCATAGCGCCAAGATGAACAGAACCATCATAGTACGCAGAAACTATCTTCACTATGTGAAGAAATATCAAAG GTATGAGAAGCGGCACTCAAATATTGCTGCGCATATTTCTCCTTGCTTCCGAGTGAAGGAAGGTGATCACGTTATCATAGGCCAGTGCAG GCCATTGGCCAAGACTGTGACATTCAATGTGTTAAAAGTTATTCCAGCTGGATCAACAAGCGGAGGCGGAAAGAAGGCTTTTGCTGCAGTTTGA